From Flavobacterium alkalisoli, the proteins below share one genomic window:
- a CDS encoding porin, which translates to MKNTLITLLLFVGLAASAQVTIEKTKNNNDLKLSALPYYSYGKGLGLTSPDSLFQFNIRFRMQNRVSYLESDGVSTIDGQIRRLRLRFDGYVGDPKFLYAIQLSFAPGDVGSINEGENINIIRDAIVFYRPNKHWNIGFGQTKLPGNRQRINSSGALQLTDRTINNARFTIDRDFGLQVHNLNEYMDKFSYNLKGAISMGEGRNSTKEPDNGLAYTGKVELYPFGAFKSNGTFFEGDLKREEKPKVMVSGAYQFNNRARKTQGQLGNYLFEKRDMQSLLLDGMFKYDGWSFQTAYMQRTAKDPVTYNPDDITDFNYVFVGHGMDYQLSYLFPSNYELIGRYSNQKVHKDIEMYSPDSDQYSIGVTKYIWEHAFKAQMEVSMDDLHYYNGDSRQIWLVRFQVEIGI; encoded by the coding sequence ATGAAAAACACGTTAATCACACTATTATTATTTGTTGGTCTTGCCGCCTCTGCTCAGGTGACTATAGAAAAGACAAAAAATAATAATGACCTTAAACTTTCTGCTTTACCATACTACAGCTATGGTAAGGGGCTTGGACTGACTTCGCCGGACAGTCTTTTCCAGTTTAACATCCGCTTCAGGATGCAAAACAGGGTTTCTTATCTTGAATCTGACGGAGTAAGTACTATAGATGGACAAATAAGAAGGTTAAGGCTGCGCTTTGATGGTTATGTAGGTGATCCAAAATTCCTTTATGCAATTCAGCTATCATTTGCGCCGGGTGATGTAGGATCTATAAATGAAGGTGAAAATATTAATATAATTAGGGATGCAATAGTATTTTACCGACCTAACAAACACTGGAATATAGGTTTCGGTCAAACAAAGCTACCGGGTAACCGCCAGCGTATTAACTCTTCAGGAGCATTACAGTTAACAGACCGTACTATAAATAATGCAAGGTTTACTATAGACAGGGACTTTGGTTTACAGGTACACAACCTTAACGAATATATGGACAAGTTTTCATACAACTTAAAAGGTGCCATAAGTATGGGGGAGGGAAGAAACTCAACTAAAGAACCGGATAACGGTTTGGCTTATACAGGTAAAGTAGAGTTATATCCTTTTGGTGCATTTAAAAGTAACGGTACCTTTTTTGAAGGTGATCTAAAGAGGGAAGAAAAACCTAAAGTAATGGTTTCCGGTGCTTACCAGTTTAATAACAGGGCAAGAAAAACACAGGGACAGCTTGGTAACTATCTTTTTGAAAAGAGAGATATGCAGTCACTTTTATTAGATGGTATGTTTAAGTACGACGGTTGGTCTTTCCAAACGGCTTATATGCAAAGAACAGCAAAAGATCCGGTTACATACAATCCTGATGATATAACCGATTTTAACTATGTTTTTGTTGGTCACGGTATGGACTATCAGCTTAGTTATTTATTCCCTTCTAATTATGAACTTATTGGTCGTTATTCAAATCAGAAAGTGCATAAGGATATAGAAATGTATTCTCCTGATTCTGATCAGTATAGTATTGGTGTTACTAAATATATTTGGGAACATGCATTTAAGGCTCAGATGGAAGTTTCTATGGACGATCTTCATTATTATAATGGTGACTCAAGACAGATATGGCTTGTACGTTTCCAGGTAGAAATAGGTATATAA
- the prmA gene encoding 50S ribosomal protein L11 methyltransferase, whose protein sequence is MQNIYIGYHFKVEPKDPGTEILLAELGETPFESFIETEEGLSAYIQKEFWTENVLEDIYILNSPEFKIEYTFEEIDQVNWNEEWEKNFEPIEVDDTCYVRAPFHEKTNAKYDIVIEPKMSFGTGHHETTFMMIQHLLETDVENKKTLDMGCGTAILAILAEMRGAKPIDAIDIDNWCYLNSIENAERNNCKHITVYEGDAALLEAKKYDLIIANINRNILLDDMQQYKDCLNDGGTLLLSGFYEEDIPFIDASCTEKGMKFIKKFSRNNWVALKYVN, encoded by the coding sequence ATGCAGAACATATATATAGGTTATCATTTTAAAGTAGAGCCTAAAGATCCGGGAACGGAGATACTACTGGCAGAATTGGGAGAAACTCCTTTTGAGAGTTTCATAGAAACGGAAGAAGGCCTTTCTGCATATATCCAAAAAGAATTCTGGACTGAAAATGTTCTTGAGGACATATATATTTTAAATTCTCCTGAATTTAAAATAGAATATACTTTTGAGGAAATAGACCAGGTAAACTGGAATGAGGAATGGGAGAAAAACTTTGAACCTATTGAAGTGGATGATACCTGTTATGTAAGGGCTCCTTTTCATGAAAAGACCAATGCAAAATATGACATTGTTATAGAGCCTAAAATGAGTTTTGGTACCGGGCATCATGAAACTACTTTTATGATGATACAGCATTTGCTTGAAACTGATGTTGAGAACAAAAAGACACTTGACATGGGTTGCGGTACGGCGATACTTGCCATACTTGCCGAGATGAGGGGAGCTAAACCTATTGATGCTATAGATATAGACAACTGGTGCTACCTGAACTCTATAGAGAATGCCGAACGCAATAACTGTAAGCATATTACCGTTTATGAAGGCGACGCTGCCCTTTTAGAAGCTAAAAAATATGACCTGATTATTGCCAACATCAACAGAAATATATTACTGGATGATATGCAGCAGTATAAAGACTGCCTTAACGATGGCGGTACTTTATTACTTAGCGGTTTTTATGAAGAAGACATTCCGTTTATAGATGCTTCGTGCACCGAAAAAGGAATGAAGTTCATAAAAAAGTTTAGCAGAAATAATTGGGTTGCATTAAAATATGTAAATTAG
- a CDS encoding T9SS type A sorting domain-containing protein — translation MKQKLLKNGKLYLCGLLLSLPLFKAQAQLEFTVDASANWTGYANIFENNETQDYLWGSPWGLGDIKTVINTGDNTVTLYPNYNVYNTGDDPAYWTNGEYGNKVFEGSTYQESLEWVGQDVTFTGYVSSNTLIEDYTAVAFVKALNPDNNYSLDVYATAELIEGENFTITVPADQLTSGLLVQFGFSVTGLNGNPAHENDNGNIVVTQAQELSTDSFSHNTLTLYPNPVSDVLTVTNSQLVKNITIYNMMGQKVMENAPQQETAAVNVSSLTSGVYIISVSDGEAETTARFIKQ, via the coding sequence ATGAAACAAAAATTACTAAAAAACGGCAAGCTGTATTTATGCGGTTTACTACTGTCGTTACCCTTATTTAAAGCACAGGCGCAACTTGAATTTACAGTAGATGCTTCGGCAAATTGGACAGGATATGCAAATATCTTTGAAAATAACGAAACACAGGATTACCTGTGGGGAAGTCCGTGGGGATTAGGAGATATCAAAACCGTAATTAATACCGGAGATAACACCGTTACACTTTATCCTAATTACAATGTATATAACACAGGGGATGATCCTGCCTACTGGACAAACGGTGAGTATGGCAACAAAGTATTTGAAGGAAGCACCTATCAGGAAAGCCTTGAATGGGTGGGTCAGGATGTAACTTTTACAGGATATGTATCCAGCAATACCCTTATAGAAGACTATACAGCCGTTGCCTTTGTTAAGGCATTAAACCCTGACAACAATTATTCGCTTGATGTATATGCTACAGCAGAGCTTATTGAAGGCGAAAACTTTACAATTACTGTTCCTGCCGATCAGTTAACCAGCGGATTATTAGTTCAGTTTGGTTTCTCGGTTACAGGACTAAACGGAAACCCTGCTCATGAAAACGATAATGGTAATATTGTCGTTACTCAGGCGCAGGAATTGAGTACGGATAGTTTTTCTCATAATACCCTAACCTTATACCCTAACCCTGTTAGTGATGTGCTTACTGTAACCAATAGCCAATTGGTTAAAAACATAACCATCTACAACATGATGGGGCAAAAGGTTATGGAAAATGCTCCTCAACAGGAAACTGCAGCTGTTAACGTATCATCATTAACCTCAGGTGTATATATAATAAGTGTATCTGATGGTGAAGCCGAAACAACTGCACGCTTTATTAAACAATAA
- a CDS encoding ATP-dependent Clp protease adaptor ClpS, producing MSTKEKVLEEVLVEEGITGNSEIVLFNDDVNTFDHVIDTLIRVCDHTPEQAEQCSIIVHYNGKCTVKTGEYDKLKPQCSQLLEAGLSAELV from the coding sequence ATGAGCACAAAAGAAAAAGTATTAGAAGAAGTATTAGTTGAAGAAGGTATTACCGGCAACAGCGAAATAGTTTTGTTTAATGACGATGTGAATACTTTTGATCATGTTATAGACACACTTATAAGGGTTTGCGACCATACACCTGAACAGGCAGAGCAATGCTCTATAATTGTTCACTACAATGGCAAATGCACCGTTAAGACAGGTGAATATGATAAGCTAAAGCCACAATGCTCACAATTGCTGGAAGCAGGCTTAAGCGCAGAGTTAGTATAA
- a CDS encoding helix-turn-helix and ligand-binding sensor domain-containing protein, with amino-acid sequence MKKITILLLFFYTLTGFCQDLPPILKYSTGIYNAGNQNWMITQDKNHYMYFANNGGLLEYNGTAWTLYPSPNETIIRSVKVIGDKIYTGCYMEFGYWTRQENGSLTYTSLSEKIKNKILDDEQFWNIAQYDHWVIFQSLNQIFIYNTQKQTYTIFKPETGVNKIFRVGNRIFYQTFGTGLYEIENGKSRQVDTNPLLTENKIINIYPHNEGLLIQTQYNGLLEYKDGKVTKWVTEADEELKLSSIYSGQKLSDGSLALGTVSNGIFILSPQGKVRYHITQNKGLSNNTALSLYEDDDKNVWIGLDNGINCINLQSAVRSFVDDTGFLGTVYASALYHNTLYIGTNQGLFYKTYRSNEEFKFIPGTKGQVWSLYQYDDTLFCGHDSGTFIITGNQARQLFAASGTWKFEPHPTNKNMLLQGNYYGISILEKNNGSWKFKNKIEGFDYSSRYFALLGNNEIYISHEYKGVFRIKVNNTYTRVEDSETYKTPEKGKNASLARFNNTIYYASKEGFYTLNPKNKKFEKDEKLSMVFRQDEYMSGKLMPDKSGKLWFFTRNYINYFSSGKLTTELKQNAIAIPSSLTNSMLGFENITQINQSVYLIGTTDGYYTINLNELNFKSNTVTITGITGNSLNEKPSPVIINQEGEFKYAENNLTFFYTVPEYNKYANTEFQFMLEGMQNEWSEWTNKPVTAFKNLPAGSYTFKVRAKTGNSVSVNTATYTFIILKPWYATNFAIILYIILAVIAAYLINRAYKNYYQRQREKLIEENNRLLEIKELENEQELMRVKNEQLEQDFENKNRELAVSTMNLIKKNELLSMIKEDLKKTGTGTDRNIKSVITTINKNINEDDTWDMFKEAFNNADKDFLKKVKSIHPSLTPNDLRLCAYLRLNLSSKEIAPLLNISVRSVEIKRYRLRKKMDLPHELGLVEYILSL; translated from the coding sequence GTGAAAAAAATTACAATACTACTTCTGTTTTTTTATACCCTTACAGGATTTTGTCAGGACCTCCCTCCTATACTTAAATACAGCACAGGGATATATAATGCGGGTAACCAAAACTGGATGATTACCCAGGATAAAAACCATTATATGTATTTTGCCAACAATGGCGGACTACTGGAATATAATGGTACTGCCTGGACACTTTACCCCTCACCTAACGAAACAATTATAAGATCGGTTAAGGTAATAGGCGATAAAATCTATACCGGTTGCTATATGGAGTTTGGCTACTGGACCAGACAGGAAAACGGAAGCCTTACCTATACTTCTTTAAGCGAAAAGATAAAAAACAAGATACTGGATGACGAGCAGTTTTGGAATATTGCACAATATGACCATTGGGTAATATTTCAGTCATTAAACCAGATTTTTATTTACAACACCCAAAAACAGACTTATACTATCTTTAAACCGGAAACCGGGGTTAATAAAATATTCAGGGTTGGTAACAGGATATTTTACCAAACCTTTGGCACAGGGCTTTATGAAATAGAAAATGGTAAAAGCAGGCAGGTTGACACCAATCCGTTACTTACCGAAAACAAAATAATAAACATTTACCCTCATAACGAAGGCCTGCTTATACAAACGCAATACAACGGATTACTGGAATATAAGGATGGTAAAGTTACCAAATGGGTTACCGAGGCTGATGAAGAGCTAAAACTAAGCAGTATTTACAGCGGACAGAAGTTAAGTGACGGCAGTTTAGCATTGGGAACTGTATCTAATGGTATCTTTATTTTATCGCCACAAGGAAAAGTACGTTATCACATAACCCAAAACAAAGGACTTAGCAACAATACTGCCCTGTCTCTATATGAGGATGACGATAAAAATGTATGGATAGGACTTGATAACGGTATTAACTGCATTAACCTACAGTCGGCAGTAAGGAGCTTTGTAGACGATACCGGCTTTTTAGGTACCGTATATGCTTCGGCATTATACCACAACACACTATATATAGGCACAAATCAGGGGTTATTCTATAAAACGTACAGATCTAATGAGGAGTTTAAGTTTATACCCGGCACAAAAGGCCAGGTTTGGTCATTATATCAATATGATGACACTCTGTTTTGTGGTCACGATTCGGGAACATTTATTATTACAGGAAATCAGGCAAGGCAACTGTTTGCCGCATCAGGAACATGGAAATTTGAACCTCATCCTACCAATAAAAATATGTTGCTTCAGGGTAACTACTATGGTATATCAATACTGGAAAAAAATAACGGAAGCTGGAAGTTTAAAAACAAGATTGAAGGGTTTGACTATTCCAGCAGGTATTTCGCCCTTTTAGGGAATAATGAAATATACATAAGCCATGAATATAAAGGGGTATTCAGGATTAAAGTAAACAATACCTATACCCGTGTAGAAGATTCCGAAACCTATAAAACACCCGAGAAAGGTAAAAATGCGAGCTTGGCAAGGTTTAACAATACTATATACTATGCCTCTAAAGAAGGCTTTTATACGCTAAATCCTAAAAACAAAAAGTTTGAGAAAGATGAAAAGTTGTCTATGGTTTTCCGTCAGGACGAATACATGTCGGGAAAACTAATGCCGGATAAGTCTGGAAAACTTTGGTTCTTTACCAGAAACTATATCAATTATTTCTCTTCGGGGAAACTGACTACGGAGTTAAAGCAAAATGCCATAGCCATACCTTCGTCACTTACCAATTCAATGCTAGGCTTTGAAAACATTACCCAGATAAATCAAAGCGTATATCTGATTGGTACTACTGACGGGTATTATACCATAAACCTTAATGAACTTAATTTTAAGAGCAATACCGTTACAATAACAGGTATTACAGGAAATTCGCTCAACGAAAAGCCTTCTCCTGTTATTATAAACCAGGAAGGAGAGTTTAAATATGCCGAAAACAACCTCACCTTTTTCTATACCGTACCGGAATATAACAAATATGCCAATACCGAATTCCAGTTTATGCTGGAAGGAATGCAGAATGAATGGAGCGAATGGACCAACAAACCCGTTACCGCTTTTAAAAACCTGCCTGCTGGGAGTTATACTTTTAAGGTAAGGGCCAAAACAGGTAATTCAGTTTCTGTAAATACTGCTACGTATACTTTCATCATATTAAAACCATGGTATGCTACCAATTTTGCAATCATCTTATATATAATACTGGCTGTAATTGCCGCATATCTTATTAACAGGGCTTACAAAAACTATTACCAGAGACAGAGAGAAAAGCTTATTGAAGAAAACAACAGACTGCTTGAAATAAAAGAGCTTGAAAATGAGCAGGAGCTTATGAGAGTTAAAAACGAGCAGCTGGAGCAGGATTTTGAAAACAAGAACAGGGAGCTTGCGGTTTCTACCATGAACCTCATCAAGAAGAATGAACTACTTTCCATGATTAAGGAAGACTTAAAGAAAACAGGTACGGGAACCGACAGAAATATCAAATCGGTAATTACAACCATTAATAAGAACATTAATGAAGATGATACCTGGGATATGTTTAAGGAAGCATTTAATAATGCCGATAAAGATTTCCTTAAGAAGGTTAAATCCATTCATCCGTCATTAACACCTAACGATCTTCGATTATGTGCTTACCTCCGACTGAATTTATCATCAAAAGAGATAGCTCCCCTACTTAACATTTCTGTAAGAAGTGTGGAGATAAAACGATATCGTTTGCGCAAAAAAATGGACTTGCCTCACGAATTAGGGCTTGTTGAGTACATACTATCGCTCTAG
- the tpiA gene encoding triose-phosphate isomerase, which produces MRKQIVAGNWKMNNDSQQTKDLLTEILTKKPQNTTAKIVVAPTFVNLESAVNKTAGSNVIVAAQNMHQAENGAYTGEVSVSMLKSIKVNTVILGHSERRAYFGETNSLLAEKVNTALKHNLTIIFCFGEELADRQSGNHFNVVESQLKEGLFHISENQWPNVVLAYEPVWAIGTGETASPEQAQEMHNFIRTLIKENVSADVAENTSILYGGSVKPDNAKEIFSKPDVDGGLIGGASLKADDFLAIVNAI; this is translated from the coding sequence ATGAGAAAACAGATTGTTGCAGGAAACTGGAAGATGAATAATGACAGCCAGCAGACTAAGGATTTACTGACTGAAATCTTAACTAAAAAACCTCAAAACACTACTGCTAAAATTGTAGTAGCTCCTACTTTTGTTAATCTGGAAAGTGCAGTTAACAAAACGGCAGGTAGCAATGTAATAGTAGCAGCACAAAATATGCATCAGGCAGAAAACGGCGCTTATACAGGTGAGGTTTCTGTTAGCATGCTAAAAAGCATAAAAGTAAACACTGTTATTTTAGGCCACTCTGAAAGAAGGGCTTATTTTGGCGAAACAAACAGTTTACTTGCCGAGAAGGTAAACACTGCCCTAAAGCACAATCTTACTATCATCTTTTGTTTTGGTGAAGAACTTGCCGACAGGCAAAGCGGCAACCACTTTAACGTAGTGGAAAGCCAGTTAAAAGAAGGTTTATTCCATATTAGTGAAAACCAGTGGCCAAACGTAGTATTGGCATACGAACCGGTTTGGGCTATTGGTACAGGTGAAACTGCTTCACCGGAACAGGCACAGGAAATGCATAATTTTATAAGAACACTTATTAAGGAAAATGTAAGTGCCGATGTTGCCGAAAACACTTCTATCCTTTATGGAGGAAGCGTGAAACCGGATAACGCTAAGGAGATTTTCTCTAAACCGGATGTAGATGGCGGACTTATAGGCGGAGCATCGCTTAAAGCGGATGATTTCCTTGCCATAGTAAATGCTATATAA
- a CDS encoding choice-of-anchor I family protein → MSKNYFTKLLLVLGVLLVSQLSGAQTLIHYWNFNDNASEIAITTPSQSYVTGASITVNAGTGSLIDFAGGTGQNFDVQNLNAQNGDAAGSHLRFNNPIGGGLVFALPTTGFEDIMVKFATRRSGSGAGTQNWYYSTDGTNFTLLTTVTPNNGDPGLATLDLTAITAANNNANFKLKVEFEQGDGGTGGNNRFDNFTAEGAVIGGGDPIAPVATITPANEAINVLVSQLPTISFNEDVRLADNTAITNTNIDAVVELRLNNATGTIVPFDATFADNTITITPAVALLNSQQYYVALLPNTIEDMSDNAITETQSATFTTISVQTAFTAGDMAFVAYRMNASGTEDEIALVTFVDIAPGTFITLTDSKYTTNPQPQCTDGIVWTATNCVPAGSVISIQTGALVASTGIVTGGDFGLSSGGDQVIVYAGTAIAPNYITAMSSNAWLTVNTDCGGSNSMLPLGLVDGTSAVNLSTAAGNVDGNTANAYYNGTQEGTPSQLKAAILNPANWVGVAAGTPAQEWPTWSFPSSPTVQNVAVVNATTIELTFNNELNATSAALLTNYTGITGLTTAVANGNVVTLTYATAFEAGMEYTLTVNSITDENAVVMACEYSYTFTYNTLISFDETFIVVNEDAGTLNLVLNLEGPATASVDLVVKASPFSTADANDFTLTTQTLNFTGTSSLTQTIAIAIIDDNEEEQAAEYFVLSLENPVGINITGDSFATIYIKDNDRMAPTPDHSIELDYIGSFDPSGTNESTCEIVVHDPATQRLFTTSAVAGYLDILDFSDPTAPSVVSSINMNTYGGVTSVAVHNGIIAVASPNVEEHLDGSVVFFDTDGTFIAQVTVGALPDNISFTPDGTKVLTANEGQPKSDYTVDPEGSVSIIDISGGVQTVAQGNVTTLYFTDYNAQEAALLATGVRKVYAGSTLSQDFEPEYITSSADSQKAWVSLQENNAIAEINLTNNTIADVWSLGTKDMSLPGNGFDISDNNGEVLIANWPIQAYYIPDAVANYNVNGVNYIITANEGDEKEYDNFEERTTIGNNGYSLDATIFPQAAMLKKSFNAGRMRVTNANGNLDEDAEYEQIFCLGTRSFSIFNADTKEIVYDSGDDFEMYTSTDASISALFNSDSEENGIKGRSRAKGPEPEGVTVAQINGKTFAFVGLERVGGVMVYDVTDPADVNFVDYKNSRSLTAYEGDHGPEGITYISEDNSPDGKGYVIIANEISGTLSIYEVNTENLGTGDFVQAPKTFVVFPNPAVDGTAYFNRAADIEVYDLNGKMIHSAKQALKIDTTNMASGIYIVKTSEGIVKKLVVK, encoded by the coding sequence ATGTCAAAAAATTACTTCACAAAACTTTTGCTGGTTTTAGGGGTTTTACTGGTATCACAGTTATCAGGAGCACAAACCCTTATCCACTATTGGAACTTTAACGACAATGCATCGGAAATAGCTATCACTACTCCGTCTCAGTCGTATGTAACAGGTGCTTCAATTACCGTTAATGCAGGAACAGGTAGCCTTATCGATTTTGCAGGCGGTACAGGTCAGAACTTTGACGTTCAGAACCTGAATGCACAAAACGGCGATGCTGCCGGTTCACACTTACGTTTTAACAACCCTATAGGTGGTGGCCTTGTATTTGCCCTTCCTACTACAGGTTTTGAAGATATCATGGTAAAATTTGCTACCCGTCGTTCGGGCTCAGGTGCCGGTACTCAAAACTGGTATTACTCTACCGATGGTACAAACTTTACCCTTTTAACTACCGTAACCCCTAACAATGGCGATCCGGGTCTTGCAACGCTTGACCTTACAGCTATTACAGCCGCAAACAACAATGCTAACTTTAAACTGAAAGTTGAGTTTGAACAAGGTGACGGTGGTACAGGCGGAAACAACCGTTTTGACAACTTTACAGCCGAAGGTGCTGTAATAGGCGGTGGTGACCCAATCGCTCCGGTTGCTACAATTACTCCGGCAAACGAAGCTATTAATGTATTAGTGTCTCAACTACCTACAATCTCTTTTAATGAAGATGTAAGGCTTGCAGACAATACTGCAATTACTAATACAAACATCGACGCAGTAGTAGAACTTCGTTTAAATAACGCTACAGGAACTATTGTTCCGTTTGATGCTACTTTTGCAGACAATACAATTACAATTACTCCTGCTGTTGCCCTTTTAAACAGTCAGCAATATTATGTTGCCCTTCTTCCTAACACTATAGAAGACATGAGCGACAATGCAATTACCGAAACTCAATCGGCTACATTTACAACTATATCTGTACAAACTGCATTTACAGCAGGAGATATGGCTTTTGTAGCTTACAGAATGAATGCTAGCGGAACGGAAGACGAAATTGCCCTTGTTACTTTTGTTGATATCGCTCCGGGTACATTCATCACTCTTACCGATTCTAAATATACTACCAACCCGCAACCACAGTGTACAGACGGTATCGTTTGGACAGCTACAAACTGTGTACCTGCAGGTTCGGTTATCTCTATACAAACTGGTGCTCTTGTTGCCAGTACAGGTATTGTAACCGGTGGTGATTTCGGACTTAGCTCAGGGGGTGACCAGGTAATTGTTTATGCCGGTACAGCTATAGCTCCTAACTACATTACAGCAATGTCATCTAACGCATGGCTAACTGTAAATACTGATTGTGGCGGAAGCAACTCTATGTTGCCTTTAGGGTTAGTTGACGGCACAAGCGCTGTTAACCTTAGTACTGCCGCAGGTAACGTTGACGGCAATACTGCAAACGCATACTACAATGGCACTCAGGAAGGAACTCCTTCTCAACTTAAAGCGGCTATACTAAACCCTGCTAACTGGGTAGGTGTTGCAGCAGGTACTCCTGCACAGGAGTGGCCAACATGGAGCTTCCCTAGTTCGCCAACAGTTCAAAACGTAGCAGTAGTTAATGCAACGACTATTGAACTTACTTTTAATAACGAACTTAATGCAACAAGCGCTGCATTATTAACCAACTATACAGGTATTACCGGACTTACAACAGCAGTTGCAAACGGAAATGTAGTAACACTTACTTATGCTACAGCCTTTGAAGCAGGTATGGAATATACATTAACTGTAAACAGTATTACCGATGAGAATGCTGTAGTAATGGCATGTGAATACAGCTATACTTTTACATACAATACACTTATCTCTTTTGATGAGACTTTTATAGTAGTAAACGAAGATGCAGGTACACTTAACCTTGTTCTTAATCTTGAAGGGCCTGCTACTGCTTCGGTAGACTTAGTAGTTAAAGCTTCTCCGTTCAGTACGGCAGACGCTAATGACTTTACTCTTACTACACAAACCCTGAACTTTACAGGAACAAGTTCTCTTACACAAACAATTGCTATTGCAATTATTGATGACAACGAAGAGGAACAGGCTGCTGAGTATTTTGTTTTAAGCCTTGAAAACCCTGTAGGTATAAATATAACAGGAGACAGCTTTGCAACTATCTACATTAAGGATAACGACAGAATGGCTCCTACCCCTGACCATAGTATTGAGCTTGATTACATTGGTAGTTTCGATCCTTCAGGAACAAACGAGAGTACTTGCGAAATCGTAGTTCACGATCCTGCTACTCAAAGATTGTTCACTACAAGTGCTGTTGCAGGTTACCTTGACATTTTAGATTTCTCTGATCCTACTGCCCCATCTGTAGTATCATCTATAAACATGAATACCTATGGCGGAGTTACCAGTGTAGCTGTTCACAATGGTATTATAGCAGTCGCTTCTCCAAACGTTGAAGAGCATCTTGACGGAAGCGTAGTATTCTTTGATACCGATGGTACATTTATCGCTCAGGTTACTGTAGGTGCCCTACCGGATAATATCTCTTTCACTCCGGACGGAACAAAAGTACTTACAGCAAACGAAGGTCAGCCAAAAAGCGACTACACTGTAGACCCGGAAGGTTCGGTAAGTATTATAGATATTTCAGGAGGTGTGCAAACAGTTGCACAGGGTAACGTAACAACTCTTTACTTTACAGATTACAATGCTCAGGAAGCTGCACTTTTAGCTACAGGAGTAAGAAAAGTATACGCAGGTAGTACACTTTCTCAGGATTTTGAACCTGAATATATTACTTCAAGCGCCGATTCTCAAAAAGCATGGGTTTCCCTACAGGAAAACAATGCTATTGCAGAAATAAACCTTACTAACAATACTATTGCCGATGTATGGTCTTTAGGTACTAAAGATATGAGCCTGCCGGGTAACGGATTTGACATCTCTGATAACAATGGTGAAGTTCTTATCGCAAACTGGCCAATACAGGCATATTATATTCCGGATGCGGTTGCTAACTACAACGTAAACGGTGTAAACTATATCATTACCGCTAATGAAGGTGATGAGAAAGAATATGACAACTTTGAGGAAAGAACAACAATAGGCAACAACGGTTACAGCCTTGATGCTACAATTTTCCCTCAGGCTGCAATGCTTAAAAAGAGCTTTAATGCCGGCCGTATGAGAGTTACCAATGCTAATGGTAATCTTGATGAGGATGCAGAGTACGAACAGATTTTCTGCCTTGGTACACGTTCGTTCTCAATCTTTAATGCCGATACTAAAGAAATTGTTTACGATAGTGGAGACGATTTCGAAATGTATACTTCTACCGATGCTTCTATCAGTGCTTTATTTAACTCTGATAGCGAAGAAAACGGAATTAAAGGAAGAAGCCGTGCTAAAGGCCCTGAGCCGGAAGGCGTAACCGTAGCACAAATAAACGGCAAAACATTTGCATTTGTTGGCCTTGAGCGCGTAGGTGGTGTAATGGTTTATGATGTAACAGACCCTGCAGATGTTAATTTCGTAGACTACAAAAACAGCCGTAGCCTTACAGCTTATGAAGGTGACCATGGTCCTGAAGGTATAACTTACATAAGTGAGGATAACAGCCCTGACGGCAAAGGATATGTAATTATTGCTAACGAAATTAGCGGTACATTAAGTATCTATGAAGTTAATACCGAAAACCTTGGTACAGGAGATTTTGTACAGGCACCAAAAACATTTGTGGTGTTCCCTAACCCTGCTGTAGATGGCACCGCATACTTTAACCGTGCAGCTGACATTGAGGTTTATGACCTAAACGGAAAAATGATACATAGTGCCAAACAGGCATTAAAAATAGATACAACAAATATGGCTTCGGGTATATACATCGTAAAAACATCCGAAGGCATTGTAAAGAAACTGGTAGTTAAGTAG